In the Hordeum vulgare subsp. vulgare chromosome 7H, MorexV3_pseudomolecules_assembly, whole genome shotgun sequence genome, one interval contains:
- the LOC123409407 gene encoding FCS-Like Zinc finger 6-like, with translation MQTDKNKSGLASLASVVYNPGLPRSPPSAQASVPRHTTRARTHALSTSQEQEQRRPCHACASIRMGEEAASTAAPASLSSSSSSSSSSLLAAAAVKGDEERYVKVASRFFRVRPGGLARRHHFLDSCFLCKASISRDRDIFMYKGDEAFCGEECRQEQMAMDEALHAVARRRHKQVTAEQAASTARREATAASMAHRRPTVANLGAVARTPVAAS, from the exons ATGCAAACAGACAAAAACAAAAGCGGGCTGGCTTCCCTGGCCTCCGTCGTATATAACCCCGGCCTGCCCCGGTCACCTCCTTCCGCCCAAGCAAGCGTGCCGAGGCACACCACCCGAGCGCGCACGCACGCACTCTCCACCTCCCAGGAGCAAGAGCAACGGCGGCCGTGCCACGCGTGCGCGAGCATACGCATGGGTGAAGAGGCCGCCTCCACCGCGGCGCCGGCGTcgctctcgtcgtcgtcgtcgtcgtcgtcgtcgtcgctgctggcCGCGGCGGCCGTGAAGGGGGACGAGGAGCGGTACGTCAAGGTGGCGTCGAGGTTCTTCCGGGTGAGGCCGGGCGGTCTGGCCCGCCGCCACCACTTCCTCGACTCCTGCTTCCTCTGCAAGGCGAGCATCTCCCGCGACCGCGACATCTTCATGTACAA GGGCGACGAGGCGTTCTGCGGCGAGGAGTGCAGGCAGGAGCAGATGGCCATGGACGAGGCGCTCCACGCGGTGGCGCGCCGGCGCCACAAGCAGGTCACGGCCGAGCAGGCCGCCAGCACCGCGCGCCGCGAGGCGACGGCGGCGTCCATGGCGCACCGCCGGCCCACCGTCGCCAACCTCGGCGCGGTGGCGCGCACACCCGTGGCCGCCAGCTAG